The Chanos chanos chromosome 6, fChaCha1.1, whole genome shotgun sequence genome includes a region encoding these proteins:
- the LOC115815201 gene encoding olfactory receptor 4Q2-like yields the protein MMNSNNTTTVTEFIILGFPGLLPQYYGLMATFFFFIYVMIATGNIFIILFVACERSLQKPTYFIFCNQAMCDLAFGTVTLPKIIARYWSGDVIISFNLCFLQMFFVHFLGACSSFFMAVMALDRFVAINYPLRYPTIIKNSTVAILCASSWIFNMLQMTGIVLQTIRAPFCGPNIITRCYCDHASIISLTCGNVYEVLLPGLINAMFILLCPLSFIIFSYISIIVSVMKISSREGRYKTFSTCTPQLLITCLYYMPRCFVYITNCFPLEFSINVRIALIMLYSLIPALINPMLYCFRTKEIKDVLTKRINSRRARLDIKVALV from the coding sequence ATGATGAACTCTAATAACACAACAACCGTCACTGAATTTATCATTTTGGGATTCCCGGGCCTCTTGCCACAGTATTATGGACTAATGGccacctttttcttctttatctaCGTAATGATTGCCACaggaaatattttcattatcCTTTTTGTAGCCTGTGAAAGAAGCCTTCAGAAACCGACCTATTTTATCTTCTGTAACCAGGCAATGTGTGACCTTGCATTTGGAACAGTCACTCTCCCAAAAATCATTGCACGATACTGGAGTGGAGACGTGATCATCTCATTTAACTTGTGCTTtctacaaatgttttttgtgcaCTTCTTAGGGGCCTGCAGTTCATTTTTCATGGCAGTAATGGCGCTGGATCGATTTGTTGCAATAAACTATCCTCTGAGGTATCCTACAATTATTAAAAATTCCACTGTGGCAATACTTTGTGCCTCTTCGTGGATATTCAATATGCTGCAGATGACAGGTATTGTCTTACAAACTATCAGAGCACCGTTCTGTGGTCCAAATATCATAACCCGGTGCTACTGTGATCATGCCTCAATCATCAGTTTGACATGTGGAAATGTATATGAAGTATTACTCCCCGGCCTAATTAATGCAATGTTCATACTTCTTTGCCCCTTATCTTTCATAATATTTTCATACATCTCAATCATTGTTTCAGTCATGAAAATCTCTAGTAGAGAGGGACGATACAAAACCTTCTCGACATGCACCCCACAGCTTTTGATTACTTGCCTGTATTATATGCCTAGATGTTTTGTCTATATAACCAACTGCTTTCCACTTGAATTCAGTATAAATGTTCGTATTGCACTAATTATGTTGTACAGTTTAATCCCTGCTCTCATTAATCCAATGTTATACTGCTTCCGCACAAAGGAAATCAAAGATGTATTAACCAAGAGAATTAATAGCAGACGAGCTAGACTGGACATAAAAGTTGCTTTAGTTTAA